From the genome of Papilio machaon chromosome 9, ilPapMach1.1, whole genome shotgun sequence, one region includes:
- the LOC106707346 gene encoding glutathione S-transferase, with product MAKKLHYFDLNGIAESIRYLLHYGGQKFEDIRYEVKTWPDKNIKDMLPFGQLPLYEEGNMKLTQSLAIARYVALKVNLLPTDPWEQALLDSIVLTIYDFWTKVVAYFKEEDPKRKAELKREILEETIDFYFSRFEKQLKDNKGYFNGKLSWVDFVLIGIVEASNLFLGVNIEKKYPTVDTLMKKILSLPGVKDYVATRKPYVL from the exons ATGGCTaagaaattacattatttcgaTCTCAATGGAATTGCTGAGTCTATCAGATATTTGCTTCATTACGGAGGTCAGAAGTTCGAAGATATTAGGTACGAAGTGAAGACATGGCCCGATAAAAACATCAAAGATA TGCTGCCATTCGGTCAGCTACCTTTATACGAGGAGGGTAATATGAAGCTGACCCAGTCGTTGGCTATCGCTCGCTACGTCGCTCTCAAAGTGAACCTGTTACCGACTGACCCTTGGGAACAGGCTTTGTTGGACAGCATCGTGCTAACTATCTACGATTTTTGGACAA AGGTCGTAGCATACTTCAAAGAAGAGGATCCCAAAAGGAAGGCTGAATTGAAAAGGGAAATCTTAGAAGAAACTATCGACTTCTACTTCTCCAGGTTTGAGAAGCAGCTGAAGGATAACAAGGGATACTTCAATGGAAAG ttatCTTGGGTTGACTTCGTGCTGATCGGCATTGTTGAGGCTTCGAACTTGTTCCTTGGTGTGAATATTGAGAAGAAGTACCCCACCGTGGACACGCTCATGAAGAAAATACTCAGTCTTCCGGGAGTCAAAGATTACGTAGCGACCAGAAAGCCATACGTTCTCTAA
- the LOC123721256 gene encoding uncharacterized protein LOC123721256, with translation MTDRNVDDALCTNLYNIVLLDSDYFYGTSLRTGQNKKCYSELHEVFCRIKCGVKSSLCIETQCYCVYYVQNMNKIDGSQVIYLAKPDGPLKKITLPDDFEDVRDKDKADIEYLSEPNFKDLRDPTMYSLRPSLRHHIAHFCPNLEVARQCIRKCMKLGKPAFCGKDHVCYCGHKYTSTDTNPVVNVQEMYGQFHDLYEKYFGTSNNVQHIDEEN, from the exons atgacagatagaaatgtcgaCGACGCACTGTGTACGAATCTCTACAAtattgtattgc TGGATAGTGACTATTTTTATGGCACATCATTACGCACTGGGCAGAATAAGAAATGTTACAGTGAACTACATGAAGTGTTCTGCAGGATAAAGTGCGGCGTCAAGTCGAGTCTATGTATTGAAACTCAATGTTATTGTGTATATTATGTACAGAATATGAACAAAAttg ATGGTTCTCAAGTGATCTACTTAGCAAAGCCCGACGGACCTTTAAAGAAGATTACTCTTCCTGATGACTTTGAAGATGTTAGAGATAAAG ataaagcagatattgaatatttaagtgAACCAAATTTTAAGGATTTAAGAGATCCAACGATGTATTCGTTACGCCCATCTCTACGTCATCATATTGCACATTTCTGTCCGAATTTAGAAGTAGCAAGACAATGCATTCGAAAATGTATGAAGTTAGGAAAACCAGCGTTTTGTGGAAAGGATCACGTTTGCTATTGCGGTCATAAGTACACCAGTACTGATACAAATCCTGTTGTAAATGTTCAAGAAATGTATGGACAGTTTCATGacttgtatgaaaaatatttcggTACATCAAACAATGTTCAGCACATAGATGAAGAAAATTGA